A genomic segment from Glycine soja cultivar W05 chromosome 20, ASM419377v2, whole genome shotgun sequence encodes:
- the LOC114403704 gene encoding peptidyl-prolyl cis-trans isomerase FKBP43-like isoform X2, translated as MAFWGVEVKPGKPFSHKHDPSKGRLHISMGTLGLGTAIAKSTLQCNVGNRSPVYLCSLYPGKTESLQLNLELEEVDETVVFSVIGPRSIHLCGYYLVTARNSNLVDDSESFGEDIADTETEKSDYSEDEYDDSFIDDDGVPEAFLPSPISEEEEASHDSREKGRKGSLRRLRKKYQSVESDDDSRHEEKIIADDSMDDQTQEIKDDEDILPISSLYKNKASQRVLDEEMDASVDRQAGDASNKNGEDGGNSIVETNLKADHDLVDSQTLREAQPSNHLVDPCIVLDVGDIKNLKKKKKRKGKEIDSSSNDHSIKLDSGIGGEPKMEKMTQDFVAGNKQQQHDDDKDANISGNVALPSADTGPKKNRTKKKKKEQVNKSDNGYQEGIIQEDKAKRDAAESQNLIHKVFAEKELHENLTNEKSVDNGAHESPDGNLSDDRKVKKRKKMSKSPGNGEVANSDMPVSVEQSGETEMMEEDRNKREDAKPSQVRTLANGLVIQELEKGRQDGKIAALGKKISIYYTGKMKEDGVVFASNAGQAPYKFRLGKGKVIEGWDVGLEGMQVGEKRRLVIPPSLTSESDEHCAKIPPNSWLVYDFELVKVH; from the exons ATGGCTTTTTGGG GAGTCGAAGTAAAACCGGGAAAGCCTTTTTCTCATAAACATGACCCCTCCAAAGGACGCCTCCATATTTCGATG ggCACTTTGGGGTTGGGCACTGCAATAGCAAAAAGCACTCTGCAGTGCAATGTGGGAAACAGGAGCCCTGTGTACCTGTGCTCTCTCTATCCCGGAAAAACCGAGTCGTTGCAGTTAAATTTAGAGCTCGAGGAAGTTGATGAAACTGTTGTTTTCTCTGTAATTGGTCCTCGGAGCATTCATCTCTGCGGTTACTATCTCGTCACTGCCCGCAACTCCAATCTCGTTGATGATTC GGAGTCATTTGGGGAGGACATTGCAGATACAGAAACAGAGAAATCTGATTACAGTGAAGATGAGTATGATGATAGTTTTATTGATGATGACGGTGTTCCAGAGGCTTTCCTACCATCTCCTATTTCTGAAGAAG AGGAAGCTTCTCATGATAGCAGAGAAAAAGGTAGGAAAGGCAGCCTTAGACGGCTGAGGAAAAAGTACCAGTCAGTAGAGTCTGATGATGATAGCCGTCACGAAGAAAAGATAATTGCTGATGACAGTATGGATGACCAAACCCAGGAAATCAAAGATGATGAAGATATCCTACCTATTTCATCTCTTTACAAGAATAAAGCCTCTCAAAGGGTCTTGGACGAGGAAATGGATGCTAGTGTTGACAGACAGGCAGGTGATGCCAGCAACAAGAATGGTGAAGATGGTGGAAATAGTATTgttgaaacaaatttaaaagcTGACCATGACCTTGTAGATAGTCAGACGCTCAG GGAAGCTCAACCCTCAAACCACTTGGTAGATCCTTGCATTGTTCTGGATGTTGgggatattaaaaatttaaaaaagaaaaagaagagaaagggaaaagAGATTGATAGCTCCAGTAATGATCATTCTATCAAACTAGATAGTGGTATAGGAGGTGAGCCAAAAATGGAAAAGATGACCCAGGATTTTGTGGCAGGAAACAAACAACAGCAGCATGATGATGATAA GGATGCCAATATTTCAGGCAATGTTGCATTGCCTTCTGCTGACACAGgtcctaaaaaaaatagaacaaagaagaaaaagaaagaacaggTAAACAAAAGTGACAACGGATATCAAGAAGGTATCATCCAAGAGGACAAAGCCAAAAGAGATGCAGCAGAGTCCCAGAATCTGATCCATAAAGTTTTTGCAGAAAAAGAACTGCATGAGAATCTAACTAATGAGAA GAGTGTGGACAATGGTGCTCATGAGTCTCCTGATGGAAATCTATCTGATGATAGAAAAgttaagaaaaggaagaaaatgagTAAGAGTCCGGGCAATGGGGAAGTTGCAAATTCTGATATGCCTGTATCTGTTGAGCAAAGTGGTGAAACTGAGATGATGGAGGAAGACAGAAATAAGAGGGAAGATGCAAAGCCTTCCCAAGTTAGAACATTGGCAAATGGACTAGTTATTCAAGAACTAGAAAAGGGGAGGCAAGATGGAAAAATAGCTGCTTTGGGGAAAAAG ATCAGCATCTATTACACCGGCAAGATGAAGGAAGATGGAGTAGTATTTGCATCAAATGCTGGCCAAGCTCCTTACAAATTTCGCCTTG GCAAAGGAAAAGTTATTGAGGGTTGGGATGTTGGCCTTGAAG GCATGCAAGTTGGAGAGAAGAGAAGACTTGTAATTCCACCATCATTGAC GTCTGAGAGTGATGAACATTGTGCCAAGATACCACCAAATTCATGGTTGGTTTATGACTTTGAACTGGTTAAAGTTCATTGA
- the LOC114403704 gene encoding peptidyl-prolyl cis-trans isomerase FKBP43-like isoform X1 — MAFWGVEVKPGKPFSHKHDPSKGRLHISMGTLGLGTAIAKSTLQCNVGNRSPVYLCSLYPGKTESLQLNLELEEVDETVVFSVIGPRSIHLCGYYLVTARNSNLVDDSESFGEDIADTETEKSDYSEDEYDDSFIDDDGVPEAFLPSPISEEEEASHDSREKGRKGSLRRLRKKYQSVESDDDSRHEEKIIADDSMDDQTQEIKDDEDILPISSLYKNKASQRVLDEEMDASVDRQAGDASNKNGEDGGNSIVETNLKADHDLVDSQTLREAQPSNHLVDPCIVLDVGDIKNLKKKKKRKGKEIDSSSNDHSIKLDSGIGGEPKMEKMTQDFVAGNKQQQHDDDNRDANISGNVALPSADTGPKKNRTKKKKKEQVNKSDNGYQEGIIQEDKAKRDAAESQNLIHKVFAEKELHENLTNEKSVDNGAHESPDGNLSDDRKVKKRKKMSKSPGNGEVANSDMPVSVEQSGETEMMEEDRNKREDAKPSQVRTLANGLVIQELEKGRQDGKIAALGKKISIYYTGKMKEDGVVFASNAGQAPYKFRLGKGKVIEGWDVGLEGMQVGEKRRLVIPPSLTSESDEHCAKIPPNSWLVYDFELVKVH, encoded by the exons ATGGCTTTTTGGG GAGTCGAAGTAAAACCGGGAAAGCCTTTTTCTCATAAACATGACCCCTCCAAAGGACGCCTCCATATTTCGATG ggCACTTTGGGGTTGGGCACTGCAATAGCAAAAAGCACTCTGCAGTGCAATGTGGGAAACAGGAGCCCTGTGTACCTGTGCTCTCTCTATCCCGGAAAAACCGAGTCGTTGCAGTTAAATTTAGAGCTCGAGGAAGTTGATGAAACTGTTGTTTTCTCTGTAATTGGTCCTCGGAGCATTCATCTCTGCGGTTACTATCTCGTCACTGCCCGCAACTCCAATCTCGTTGATGATTC GGAGTCATTTGGGGAGGACATTGCAGATACAGAAACAGAGAAATCTGATTACAGTGAAGATGAGTATGATGATAGTTTTATTGATGATGACGGTGTTCCAGAGGCTTTCCTACCATCTCCTATTTCTGAAGAAG AGGAAGCTTCTCATGATAGCAGAGAAAAAGGTAGGAAAGGCAGCCTTAGACGGCTGAGGAAAAAGTACCAGTCAGTAGAGTCTGATGATGATAGCCGTCACGAAGAAAAGATAATTGCTGATGACAGTATGGATGACCAAACCCAGGAAATCAAAGATGATGAAGATATCCTACCTATTTCATCTCTTTACAAGAATAAAGCCTCTCAAAGGGTCTTGGACGAGGAAATGGATGCTAGTGTTGACAGACAGGCAGGTGATGCCAGCAACAAGAATGGTGAAGATGGTGGAAATAGTATTgttgaaacaaatttaaaagcTGACCATGACCTTGTAGATAGTCAGACGCTCAG GGAAGCTCAACCCTCAAACCACTTGGTAGATCCTTGCATTGTTCTGGATGTTGgggatattaaaaatttaaaaaagaaaaagaagagaaagggaaaagAGATTGATAGCTCCAGTAATGATCATTCTATCAAACTAGATAGTGGTATAGGAGGTGAGCCAAAAATGGAAAAGATGACCCAGGATTTTGTGGCAGGAAACAAACAACAGCAGCATGATGATGATAA CAGGGATGCCAATATTTCAGGCAATGTTGCATTGCCTTCTGCTGACACAGgtcctaaaaaaaatagaacaaagaagaaaaagaaagaacaggTAAACAAAAGTGACAACGGATATCAAGAAGGTATCATCCAAGAGGACAAAGCCAAAAGAGATGCAGCAGAGTCCCAGAATCTGATCCATAAAGTTTTTGCAGAAAAAGAACTGCATGAGAATCTAACTAATGAGAA GAGTGTGGACAATGGTGCTCATGAGTCTCCTGATGGAAATCTATCTGATGATAGAAAAgttaagaaaaggaagaaaatgagTAAGAGTCCGGGCAATGGGGAAGTTGCAAATTCTGATATGCCTGTATCTGTTGAGCAAAGTGGTGAAACTGAGATGATGGAGGAAGACAGAAATAAGAGGGAAGATGCAAAGCCTTCCCAAGTTAGAACATTGGCAAATGGACTAGTTATTCAAGAACTAGAAAAGGGGAGGCAAGATGGAAAAATAGCTGCTTTGGGGAAAAAG ATCAGCATCTATTACACCGGCAAGATGAAGGAAGATGGAGTAGTATTTGCATCAAATGCTGGCCAAGCTCCTTACAAATTTCGCCTTG GCAAAGGAAAAGTTATTGAGGGTTGGGATGTTGGCCTTGAAG GCATGCAAGTTGGAGAGAAGAGAAGACTTGTAATTCCACCATCATTGAC GTCTGAGAGTGATGAACATTGTGCCAAGATACCACCAAATTCATGGTTGGTTTATGACTTTGAACTGGTTAAAGTTCATTGA